The proteins below come from a single Rhizobium tropici CIAT 899 genomic window:
- the rsmH gene encoding 16S rRNA (cytosine(1402)-N(4))-methyltransferase RsmH, protein MAANSGGGSSDAGGGPVRHIPVLLSEVLEALAPAPGKIILDGTFGAGGYTSAILKAGADVIALDRDPTAIAAGQALVSAHAGHLKLIQSQFSQLAEHAPEDGLDGVVLDIGVSSMQIDEAERGFSFNKNGPLDMRMSASGVSAADVVNRAKLADLIRIFVFLGEEKQAPRIAHAIEKRRAEAPFVTTRDLAGLIEVVTPRKAKDKIHPATRVFQALRIFVNDELGELAQALFAAERALKPGGRLVVVTFHSLEDRIVKKFFADRSGRAVGSRHMPIVTERPATFEPVGKSMISAGDAEAEANPRARSAKLRAGVRTLAPAEAADLSIFDLPSLASLGKLGG, encoded by the coding sequence ATGGCGGCGAATTCAGGCGGAGGTTCTTCTGATGCCGGTGGCGGACCGGTTCGTCACATTCCGGTTCTTCTTTCCGAGGTGTTGGAGGCGCTGGCTCCGGCGCCCGGCAAGATCATCCTCGATGGAACGTTCGGGGCTGGCGGCTATACGTCCGCAATTCTTAAGGCTGGCGCCGATGTAATCGCGCTTGATCGCGATCCGACGGCAATTGCGGCGGGGCAGGCGCTCGTTTCCGCCCATGCCGGACATCTCAAGCTCATTCAGTCGCAGTTTTCTCAGCTGGCCGAGCATGCTCCTGAAGATGGCCTTGATGGCGTCGTGCTCGATATCGGCGTCTCCTCCATGCAGATCGACGAGGCCGAGCGCGGGTTTTCCTTCAACAAAAACGGTCCGCTCGACATGCGTATGTCGGCAAGCGGCGTATCGGCTGCCGATGTCGTCAACCGTGCAAAGCTTGCCGATCTCATTCGCATTTTTGTGTTTCTAGGCGAGGAAAAGCAGGCGCCGCGCATCGCGCATGCGATCGAAAAGCGGCGTGCCGAAGCTCCCTTTGTGACCACCCGCGATCTGGCCGGGTTGATCGAGGTCGTGACACCGCGAAAGGCGAAGGACAAGATCCATCCTGCAACGCGGGTCTTTCAGGCTCTGCGCATCTTCGTCAATGACGAGCTCGGCGAGCTGGCTCAGGCATTGTTTGCGGCCGAGCGCGCCCTCAAGCCAGGCGGGCGCCTTGTCGTCGTGACCTTCCATTCGCTGGAAGACCGGATCGTCAAGAAGTTCTTCGCCGATCGTTCGGGCCGTGCTGTCGGGTCGCGTCATATGCCTATCGTGACCGAGCGGCCTGCCACCTTCGAACCGGTCGGCAAGTCGATGATTTCTGCTGGGGATGCCGAGGCGGAAGCCAATCCGCGCGCTCGTTCGGCCAAGTTGCGTGCGGGGGTTCGCACCTTGGCTCCGGCGGAGGCGGCAGATCTTTCGATCTTCGATCTGCCCAGTCTCGCCAGTCTTGGAAAGCTTGGGGGCTAA
- the mraZ gene encoding division/cell wall cluster transcriptional repressor MraZ has protein sequence MNRFLSNATNRIDSKGRVSVPAAFRSVLAERNIQELYCFQDFVFPAISIGGLDLLDRFERQIAADDPFSPAANQMSLLIHGGGVFMKLDAEGRLMITDFIRDFTGIASEVTFVGRADHFQLWRPEAFLALQSQAREERRLAGRRSE, from the coding sequence ATGAACCGCTTCCTGTCAAATGCGACCAACCGGATCGATTCCAAGGGGCGGGTTTCCGTGCCGGCGGCGTTTCGTTCCGTGCTGGCCGAGCGCAATATCCAGGAGTTGTATTGCTTCCAGGATTTTGTGTTTCCGGCAATCAGTATCGGCGGTCTCGATCTGCTCGATCGCTTCGAGCGGCAGATTGCGGCGGACGATCCGTTTTCACCGGCGGCGAACCAGATGTCGCTCCTCATTCACGGGGGCGGGGTCTTCATGAAGCTCGATGCGGAAGGGCGGTTGATGATCACGGATTTCATTCGCGACTTCACCGGAATCGCAAGCGAAGTGACCTTTGTCGGTCGGGCGGATCATTTTCAATTGTGGCGACCGGAGGCCTTCCTGGCCTTGCAGTCGCAGGCACGAGAGGAGCGCAGGCTGGCGGGCAGGCGCTCGGAATAG